The window CCCGACGACCATCGAGTTCCTCCGCAATTACATCAAGGAGTACGGGAATCCGCCGCCCTGCGCCCGCAGGAGCTGGAAGACGGTGGCGATCCTTTCTCAGAGAACGTTGCTGGATTATCAGTAACCCGGAAGTATTTATGCTTCGTGCGCGCCAACCGTGAGTGATGAACTGGCTCCAGATACTCCTCCTTCTCACCCTGGCGTATCTTCTAATTGCCTATTATATCCGCGAGAGGGGGCTGTTTCGCGATCATATCACCTTCTTCGGCCCCATCATGGGGATCAAGACCAACAGGGTCGGGTTCTTTGACTGGTTTAGAAAGATAGGACCCGTGCTCCGGGCCTACGCGACGCTCGGGGTCGTGATGGTCGTTGTGGTCTCGGTCGTCATGACACTCACCCTGGTTCTTGCGGTCTCGCAGCTTATGGTGCAGACTCCGGAACCGACCGGGATCTATGATCCAAGAAATATCCTCGCCATACCGGGGGTCAATGAGGCGATCCCGATCACCGCGGCCGTCATCATCGGTCTCCTGTTCACGATGGTGATCCACGAGTTCGGCCACGCAATCCTCGCCCGAGTCGAGGATATGCGTGTCCGGAGCATGGGCCTCCTCGTCGCCGTCGTCCCGATAGGGGCGTTCGTCGAGCCCGATGAAGAGGATGTGGATGCGGCGAAAGGGATGCCGAAGATCCGGATGTTCGGCGCCGGGATCACGAACAACATCGTCATAGGGCTTGCATGCTTTGCGGCGATGTTCCTCCTCGTAGGGATGGCGACGCCGCTCCCCGTCCCGCTCGTCCAGGGGGTCTACCAGGGCTTCCCGGCAGCCGAGGCGGGCCTCCCCGGCTACTCGGTCATCACGAGCATAAACGGCATCCCCGTGACAACCCAGGAAGATGTCGCGGCAATCATGGACGGAACACGGCCCGGGGAGACGGTCACCCTGACGGCCGAAAAGGACGGGGTCGAGAGCACGTATACGCTCACGCTCGCCGAATGGCCGGAGGTGCTCGATGGCGAACGGGACTCCGGGTTTATGGGAGTCTACTACTACAGCGCCCCGGCGGTGAAGGATCGGATAGGGAGCATCGCGGATCTCGGGCTGCTTGCACCGATCTACCTCACAGTTGTCCCTATCGACGCCTTCATCCAGGGCAACACCCTGCAACTTGGTGTCCTGCTCTCAAGCACCCCCGAGCAGATGGCCTGGGAGGAGCCGTTCCCCTTCTTCTGGGGCCTGGTCCACCTCACCTTCTGGACAGGGTGGTTCAACCTGCTGGTCGGGATGTTCAACGCCATCCCGATCATCCCGCTCGACGGCGGCTACATGATGAAAGAGGGGGTTGAGCGATTCTTCGAACGCCGGGGCTGGTCGCAGTACTCCCAGAGGGTCGTCGCCTCGATCAGCGGGTTCGTGACGGTGCTGCTGATCCTCCTCATCACGATGCCGATGATCGTCGCGGCGCTGCGGTTTGTGATGACGATTGGGTGAGACGCCGAGACACCCGCATTTTTTTACGGTCCAGGCCCGGGCCGGAGGACCAGTTATCCGTCAGCACCCACCAGCGCCTCAGGTGCGGCGGGATCAAAGGAGTTCTTGCATACTGTGCTGTGTTCTAAAAAAGAGGCCGGGGTTCACCCCGGCGTTCAGGCATCGATGCGCTCAAACTGAGGCGGGAGATCTGCCGCCCAGATATCATACTGGGCAACCGGTGTCCAGGTGTAGGTTTCATGCCTGGCGCTCACTGACCAGAAGAGGTAGTGAGCGGTCAACCGGTCGCCGGCCCCGTTCAGTTCCACCGACCCAAACAGAGGCCCGCCGGATTCCTTTGCAGTCCCCTCAAGGGCGATCTTCAACTTCGAGACGTCCGTGGTGTCGGTCTGCGTCCGGGTCATGACGACGGTCCAGAGCGCATCGTAGGAGGCCAGGCTGTAGCCGTTAGGCTGCCGTCCGAGGGCATCCCGGATCTTTTGGACGGTAGACGCATTCGCCGGGGCACGTTCGTACTGTCCGAACTCCGGGCCGGTGAACTTCGTCTCGGCCGCAAACCGGCCGGCATCCCCCGTCACGAGGGTATCGAGGAGGACGTTGCCGTCGCACCCATACCACCGGACCTCCGTGAGGTTCTTTGCCTTCGCGGCCGCTTCCATGATCGCCGCCGCCTCGTCGAGGCTGATCAGGTAGACACCGACCTTTTCCTTCCCGTGCGCTGCGATGGCCCGGCCGACCTGCACGTCTAGATCCGTCACCATCCCGGCGTAGTCCTTCTCGCCCGGCGCATACCGGACCCCGTCGAGGACCGTGCCGTTGCCCCGCGCAAACGACGCCGCGGCGAGTTTCTCCAGCTCGTCGCCCCAGATGTCGCCGCGCCAGATCGGCACGACCGCCGCTATCCCGTCCGCCTTCAGGTAGTAGGCCATCGCACCGGCCTGGTAGGTGTCCGGCGGCACGAACCGGTAGACGTTGTCACCGGCAATCGCGAGCGACGGCGCCGTGCTCATGGTGCTGATCAGGATGATACCGTGCTCGTCGGCATACGTCCGGGCCGCCTCGAGCTCGGCGCTGGAACCGGGCCCGATGACGATCCTGGCACCCTGCTTATCGAGGGCCTGCAGTTTCTCAAGCGCGACGGCGGGATCGGTCTGCGTATCCTCGATGATCACCCCGACCCGGTAGTCCGACCCGATCGCGGTGAAGTAGTCGTTGATATCGCCGGCGGCTACCTCAAGGGCGACTTTGCTCGCTTCTCCACCTTCGGCAAAGCCGCCGGAGAGTGGCAGAAGGGCGCCGACGATGATCTCCTGTACTGCTTCGCCATTCCCTGCGGGAGTGGTCTGTGTCCCGGTGCACCCGCAGGCGAAGACGATCGCTGCAAGAAGAATAAGAATGAGCGCTGGTAAGCTCCGCTTCATACATCTCTCTCCGCTGGTTGGGTTATAATCGTTCTGCTTTGATATCACGAAAGATTGCGGTTAAAAGAGGATACAGAGATTTCAGCGGCGCATGATGCTCCTAATTCCCCATATGGGAGCAGGATCCGGAAACAGGGCTCGTATTCCAGGAAGAAACGGCTGCACCCGGAGGATATGGGGGCAGATAAGAACAGGTGAAAAATAATGGGGTCATTCCGGGGGAGGGTTACTCCTCCTTATCGAGCAGGTCCCGCGGCTTCATCTGCACATCCACGTCGACGTCGGTCTCGATGCTCTTGACCGCCTCCTCTACGGTTTTGACCACATCACGACCCGGGATCTCCCCGAGAATATCCTCCGGCGGCAGTTCCACGCCCTCCGGGACCTCCGGGGCCTCGACCGTGGCGCCGAGGTACTCGGCGGCCTGCTTGACGACGCTAGAGAGCTCGAACGGGAAGATGATCTTCGTCGCCTGGCCTTCGGCCATCTGCTTTAGAGCATCGAGAGAGAGGACCGTGATTGCCCGCTTATCAAGCGGTCGGGCCCCGACCGAGAGGATCCGCAACCCCTGGGCTTCCCCTTGCGCCTGCAGGATACGCGACATCCGCTCGCCCTCGGCCCGGAGGATCTTGCTCTGCCGCTCACCCTCGGCCTCCAGGATGAT of the Methanoculleus thermophilus genome contains:
- a CDS encoding ABC transporter substrate-binding protein, whose translation is MKRSLPALILILLAAIVFACGCTGTQTTPAGNGEAVQEIIVGALLPLSGGFAEGGEASKVALEVAAGDINDYFTAIGSDYRVGVIIEDTQTDPAVALEKLQALDKQGARIVIGPGSSAELEAARTYADEHGIILISTMSTAPSLAIAGDNVYRFVPPDTYQAGAMAYYLKADGIAAVVPIWRGDIWGDELEKLAAASFARGNGTVLDGVRYAPGEKDYAGMVTDLDVQVGRAIAAHGKEKVGVYLISLDEAAAIMEAAAKAKNLTEVRWYGCDGNVLLDTLVTGDAGRFAAETKFTGPEFGQYERAPANASTVQKIRDALGRQPNGYSLASYDALWTVVMTRTQTDTTDVSKLKIALEGTAKESGGPLFGSVELNGAGDRLTAHYLFWSVSARHETYTWTPVAQYDIWAADLPPQFERIDA
- a CDS encoding site-2 protease family protein; translated protein: MNWLQILLLLTLAYLLIAYYIRERGLFRDHITFFGPIMGIKTNRVGFFDWFRKIGPVLRAYATLGVVMVVVVSVVMTLTLVLAVSQLMVQTPEPTGIYDPRNILAIPGVNEAIPITAAVIIGLLFTMVIHEFGHAILARVEDMRVRSMGLLVAVVPIGAFVEPDEEDVDAAKGMPKIRMFGAGITNNIVIGLACFAAMFLLVGMATPLPVPLVQGVYQGFPAAEAGLPGYSVITSINGIPVTTQEDVAAIMDGTRPGETVTLTAEKDGVESTYTLTLAEWPEVLDGERDSGFMGVYYYSAPAVKDRIGSIADLGLLAPIYLTVVPIDAFIQGNTLQLGVLLSSTPEQMAWEEPFPFFWGLVHLTFWTGWFNLLVGMFNAIPIIPLDGGYMMKEGVERFFERRGWSQYSQRVVASISGFVTVLLILLITMPMIVAALRFVMTIG